Proteins encoded by one window of Nasonia vitripennis strain AsymCx chromosome 5, Nvit_psr_1.1, whole genome shotgun sequence:
- the LOC100115262 gene encoding proteasome subunit alpha type-2 yields the protein MASERYSFSLTTFSPSGKLVQIEYALAAVAAGAPSVGIKASNGVVLATENKHKSILYDEHSVSKVEMITKYIGMVYSGMGPDYRLLVKQARKMAQQYYLVYKEPIPTAQLVQRVAMLMQEYTQSGGVRPFGVSLLICGWDKGKPYLFQCDPSGAYFAWKATAMGKNFINGKTFLEKRYSEDLELDDAVHTAILTLKEGFEGQMTADNIEVGICDANGFRRLDPSNVKDYLANIP from the exons ATGGCTTCGGAACGTTATAGCTTTTCCCTTACGACATTCAG TCCTTCGGGAAAGCTGGTGCAAATTGAATATGCCTtggcagcagtagcagcaggtGCTCCTAGTGTAGGAATCAAAGCTTCAAATGGCGTCGTACTTGCAACAGAGAACAAGCACAAATCAATCTTATACGATGAACACAGTGTTTCTAAAGTTGAGATGATCACCAAATACATCGGTATGGTGTACAGTGGAATGGGTCCCGATTACAGGCTGTTAGTCAAGCAGGCACGTAAAATGGCCCAGCAATATTACTTGGTCTACAAAGAGCCAATTCCCACTGCCCAACTTGTACAGCGTGTTGCTATGCTGATGCAGGAGTACACTCAGTCTGG TGGTGTAAGACCTTTTGGTGTCTCGCTGTTGATTTGCGGATGGGACAAGGGCAAGCCCTATCTGTTCCAGTGTGATCCATCCGGTGCCTACTTTGCTTGGAAAGCAACTGCTATGGGCAAGAACTTCATTAACGGCAAAACTTTCTTGGAAAAGCGTTACAGTGAAGATCTCGAGCTCGACGACGCCGTTCACACTGCCATTCTGACTTTAAAGGAGGGTTTCGAAGGTCAGATGACAGCTGACAACATTGAAGTTGGTATTTGTGATGCGAACGGCTTTCGAAGGCTAGACCCTTCGAACGTTAAAGATTATTTGGCTAATATCCcctaa
- the LOC100124056 gene encoding MOB kinase activator-like 3 gives MALSGFVEFFQKGKTFRPKKKFTHGTMRYSLYKQAQASLNSGINLRNVVKLPPGEDLNDWIAVHVVDFFNRINLIYGTISEYCDSTSCPTMSGGARFEYLWADGDKYKKPTALPAPQYVSLLMDWIETQINNESLFPVSTDIPFPKSFIPLCRKILTRLFRVFVHVYIHHFDRIVAIGAEPHINTCYKHFYYFVTEFDLINHKELEPLAEMTAKVCKDAVLNARQTTVPGSANGR, from the exons ATGGCACTCAGCGGCTTCGTCGAGTTTTTCCAGAAGGGAAAG ACTTTCCGTCCTAAGAAGAAATTTACTCATGGAACTATGAGGTATTCCTTGTACAAACAAGCGCAGGCTTCGCTGAATTCTGGAATTAATTTGAGAAATGTTGTCAAACTGCCACCTGGGGAAGATTTGAACGACTGGATTGCTGTTCATG TTGTGGATTTCTTCAACAGAATTAATCTCATTTATGGCACAATATCTGAATACTGTGACTCAACTTCCTGCCCAACAATGAGCGGTGGTGCTCGCTTTGAATACTTATGGGCTGATGGGGATAAATATAAGAAGCCAACAGCACTGCCTGCACCTCAATATGTCTCCTTATTAATGGATTGGATTGAAAcgcaaataaataatgaatccCTCTTCCCAGTATCTACAG atatacCGTTTCCTAAATCCTTTATACCGTTGTGCCGAAAAATTTTGACCCGATTGTTTCGAGTATTTGTCCACGTCTATATACACCATTTTGATCGGATAGTTGCAATAGGAGCT GAACCTCATATCAACACGTGTTACAAacacttttattattttgtaacagAATTTGATCTGATAAATCACAAAGAGTTAGAACCTTTGGCGGAGATGACAGCGAAAGTTTGTAAAGATGCAGTACTCAATGCAAGGCAAACTACAGTACCTGGAAGTGCTAATGGCAGATAG
- the LOC100124054 gene encoding charged multivesicular body protein 7, with protein sequence MSGKETLSPTTPLPLDQLPECWNQDERMKSLFAPFRNRSANPEDWNSKYKFWNQLIKTWTSYHARCSFSLTDLTANLKRNGCSALCLPTVLEELYKNGEVIPESDFMKEPSSTWTGWTIDLFVKKPVSWSFSKLKSYVSEPVIDNNMKYIHLPTVKELGELILSIVDTKKENTLLSLSELTKSCIAKSGNTRITESNIRLALIWLRHNKKAAFRDCIKDDKHDLLVKISPRAAEQVTEVDEGLHKLTQQESMLIKNIEQLETERNEVILKAKSSLASGLRQVAKSFLRKKHELDKCIEKRSAALQNTQRLLARIHDARYDTDTLAAYKAGCNALKKFEDTGLTEDNVQDTMDDMTEILDELNEVQSAMTQPVTSNESDAELEKELAEIMGTAWNDSADADKSKNQSFNSAELPDLSELDLLDIPAPKNKVSIKPTQPSQT encoded by the exons ATGTCAGGCAAAGAAACATTGAGTCCTACCACTCCTCTGCCACTCGACCAGTTGCCAGAATGTTGGAACCAGGATGAGCGAATGAAGTCCCTGTTTGCTCCATTTCGAAATCGTTCTGCTAATCCTGAGGATTGGAACTCAAAGTACAAATTTTGGAATCAGCTGATCAAGACTTGGACGAGTTATCATGCACGCTGCAGTTTTTCGTTGACAGATCTAACTGCTAATCTGAAGAGGAATGGCTGCTCCGCACTATGTTTACCAACAGTTTTGGAAGAATTGTATAA GAATGGTGAAGTCATACCGGAGTCAGACTTCATGAAAGAACCTAGCAGTACATGGACTGGTTGGACAATTGATTTATTTGTGAAGAAACCAGTCAGCTGGTCTTTTTCGAAACTCAAGAGTTATGTATCCGAACCTGTCATAGATAATAATATGAAGTACATCCACTTACCAACTGTGAAAGAACTAGGAGAATTAATATTATCCATAGTAGACACAAAGAAGGAAAATACACTTCTATCACTGTCCGAACTCACAAAGAGTTGTATAGCAAAAAGTGGCAATACAAGGATAACTGAAAGCAACATCAGATTGGCTTTAATCTGGCTGAGACACAACAAGAAAGCAGCATTCAGAGATTGCATCAAAGATGATAAACATGATTTGCTGGTCAAAATTTCTCCTAGAGCTGCAGAACAGGTTACCGAGGTTGACGAAGGCCTCCACAAATTAACCCAACAAGAGAGTATGTTGATCAAAAATATAGAACAATTAGAAACAGAGAGGAATGAAGTTATCCTCAAGGCCAAATCATCTCTAGCCAGTGGTCTGAGACAAGTGGCAAAGAGTTTCTTGAGAAAAAAACACGAACTAGATAAGTGCATTGAGAAGCGCAGTGCAGCTTTACAAAACACTCAGAGACTTCTTGCCAGGATCCATGATGCTCGTTATGATACTGATACATTAGCTGCATACAAGGCTGGCTGCAATGCCTTGAAGAAGTTTGAAGACACTGGTCTTACTGAAGATAATGTTCAGGATACCATGGATGATATGACTGAG atcCTTGATGAGTTGAACGAAGTCCAGTCAGCCATGACTCAGCCTGTGACCAGTAATGAATCAGATGCAGAATTAGAAAAGGAGTTAGCTGAAATTATGGGAACTGCATGGAATGATTCTGCTGATGCAGACAAGAGCAAAAACCAGTCCTTCAATTCTGCTGAATTACCAGATCTGTCAGAGTTAGATTTACTTG ATATACCAGCACCAAAAAACAAAGTTTCAATAAAACCAACGCAGCCATCTCAAACTTAA
- the LOC100124053 gene encoding modular serine protease, with protein sequence MNRLAILIALIALIHNGTAQRRPARPDFSRFGETSSGCSSLQFRCKNGQCITSESLCDGLVDCRDGSDETRSECSGPNSLPCNPRTFRCDYGACVDGDALCNGIKNCADNSDEDPEKCRSSGGNNGYQNTTHEVSCRSNQFRCDNGQCIGNTELCDGNVDCTDRSDETVLSCGSFNCPQYVFRCAYGACIDNDLKCNGVVNCADGSDEDRNLCGGYEERTTKRTTRPNDDPYNTNQGRPTDDPYNTSQPRPTSRPTSRPTQRPTSKPPLVRESCDVPDQPENGQWMLEKSQCHSGSNCRVQPGVRTLDPGTQLVYKCNSGYKLNGTSAVFCGLNGKWSRIPKCQEIRCPPLSSASREAQCTYEDNWTSCDSPVLPRTIAQLSCRNSYRQDVTDLTRRDNIKCNAKGEWEPQPIKCVSVCGIASTSTGVPLIVNGTRASVSDFPWHGTLYKAKGNEKQFICGATIIKDNLLVTAAHCVSDEVHKKIERPSTFYVAVGNVFRDYDYEGHDPRTVKKTKVKDIFIICNYLGLEGNYASDIAILQIETAFVFSSIVMPICLDTTSASDQAVLEVGNHGRVPGFGRTAQGSSSFILQAITVPYVPLNTCKSSSIASDSEKYITIDKFCAGYTNGSSVCDGDSGGGLVFKTDNKWYLRGIVSVGIGATKVGAVRTCDSYAYSLYTRVSSHMEWIQDVILRLETNKPFPICS encoded by the exons ATGAATCGACTGGCGATTCTCATCGCGTTAATCG CCCTTATTCATAATGGAACAGCCCAAAGGAGGCCAGCGAGGCCAGATTTCTCGCGGTTCGGAGAGACTTCATCCGGCTGCAG TTCTCTTCAGTTCCGCTGCAAGAACGGCCAGTGCATAACGAGCGAATCCCTCTGCGACGGCCTCGTCGACTGTCGAGACGGCTCCGACGAGACTCGCTCCGAGTGTTCCGGTCCCAACAGTCTTCCCTGCAATCCTCGCACCTTCCGCTGCGACTACGGCGCCTGTGTCGACGGTGACGCCCTTTGCAACGGCATCAAGAACTGCGCCGACAACAGCGATGAAGATCCCGAGAAGTGCAGGTCATCCGGCGGTAACAATGGATATCAGAACACGACTCACGAGGTCAGCTGCAGGAGCAACCAGTTCAGGTGCGACAATGGCCAATGCATCGGGAACACCGAGCTCTGCGACGGCAACGTCGACTGCACCGATCGCTCCGACGAGACGGTCCTCAGCTGTGGATCCTTCAA CTGTCCCCAGTACGTCTTCCGTTGCGCCTACGGTGCCTGCATAGACAACGACCTCAAGTGCAACGGTGTGGTCAACTGCGCGGACGGTTCCGACGAGGACCGCAACCTGTGCGGCGGCTACGAAGAACGGACCACCAAACGGACGACCAGACCAAACGACGACCCCTACAACACCAACCAGGGCAGACCAACCGATGACCCTTACAACACCAGCCAGCCGAGGCCGACCTCAAGGCCAACCTCCAGACCAACACAGAGACCAACGTCCAAGCCTCCACTGGTCAGAGAGTCCTGTGACGTGCCCGACCAACCGGAGAACGGACAGTGGATGTTGGAGAAGAGCCAGTGCCATAGCGGTTCCAACTGTCGAGTTCAACCCGGGGTCAGGACACTCGATCCTGGTACTCAGCTGGTTTACAAGTGCAACTCTGGCTACAAGCTCAACGGAACCTCGGCTGTGTTCTGTGGACTCAACGGCAAGTGGTCCAGGATCCCCAAGTGCCAAG AAATTCGCTGCCCACCACTGAGCTCCGCATCCCGTGAAGCCCAGTGCACGTACGAAGACAACTGGACGTCCTGCGACAGTCCAGTCTTGCCGAGAACCATAGCCCAGCTGAGCTGTCGCAACAGCTACAGACAGGACGTGACAGACCTGACGAGGCGCGACAATATCAAGTGCAACGCCAAGGGCGAGTGGGAGCCTCAGCCGATAAAATGCGTCTCAG TTTGCGGAATAGCTTCGACGAGCACCGGTGTACCACTCATTGTCAATGGAACACGAGCAAGTGTATCCGACTTCCCATGGCATGGAACCTTGTACAAAGCCAAGGGCAACGAAAAGCAATTTATCTGTGGTGCTACGATTATTAAGGATAATCTCTTGGTGACTGCGGCTCATTGTGTTTCCGATGAAGTGCATAAGAAAATCGAAAGACCTTCCACGTTCTACGTTGCTGTTGGCAATGTTTTTAGAGATTATGACTACGAAGGACATGATCCGCGTACAGTTAAGAAGACTAAG gTAAAGGACATTTTCATAATTTGCAATTACTTGGGTCTTGAAGGAAACTACGCGAGTGACATAGCTATATTGCAAATTGAGACGGCATTCGTATTTAGTTCCATAGTTATGCCAATCTGTCTTGATACAACTTCAGCCAGTGATCAGGCAGTTCTGGAAGTTGGAAATCACGGTAGAGTGCCTGGTTTTGGAAGAACTGCTCAAGGATCATCGAGCTTTATTTTACAAGCAATCACAGTGCCATATGTTCCTCTAAACACTTGTAAATCTAGCAGTATTGCTTCGGACagcgaaaaatatataacCATAGATAAATTCTGTGCAGGATACACCAATG GTTCATCAGTGTGTGATGGTGACAGTGGTGGTGGTCTTGTTTTCAAAACTGACAACAAATGGTATCTTAGAGGTATTGTGAGCGTAGGAATTGGAGCAACCAAAGTGGGTGCAGTAAGAACTTGTGACAGTTACGCTTATTCTTTGTACACAAGAGTGTCAAGCCACATGGAATGGATACAGGATGTGATACTTCGTTTAGAAACCAACAAGCCATTCCCTATCTGTTCGTGA
- the LOC103316307 gene encoding speckle-type POZ protein B-like, giving the protein MALQTVEFKWEIEDFYMCVQPGKFIESPKFTVYCSIGKVAQQVDWHVKLFPNGRTHEERDFISIYLKSSTKVQASCSFTLFNRVGEVDFIIENKNSKVEIFPSENSWGDAKFTRVESIKKCGTSDNRHIVSVVCRLTIIPQNEVSKLEHRDGYKKVRFSDRFEDLYESKKFSDVSLISEGKTVKAHKVILANGSAVFNTMFDADMMEKQRNTVVINDIKYDVLVELLRFIYCGRIHNIDELAFELAIAADKYAVDDLKEVCEETIAKNLNNGNAIACLKLSDKLNMDLLQRKALEFIVCNDVVSRQLEFKMLPSHILLKLFYASTEAIKKYKCT; this is encoded by the coding sequence ATGGCTTTACAAACGGTCGAGTTCAAATGGGAGATTGAAGATTTCTATATGTGCGTGCAACCTGGCAAGTTCATCGAGTCGCCGAAATTTACGGTGTATTGTTCCATCGGAAAAGTTGCCCAGCAAGTTGATTGGCATGTTAAGCTCTTTCCTAACGGACGCACACACGAAGAACGTGACTTTATTTCCATCTATTTAAAATCGAGCACCAAGGTCCAAGCATCGTGTAGCTTCACTCTGTTCAATCGTGTGGGTGAAGTAGATTTCATTATAGAAAATAAGAATTCAAAAGTTGAAATATTTCCGAGTGAGAATAGCTGGGGCGACGCCAAATTCACTCGAGTCGAATCCATTAAGAAATGCGGCACCTCCGATAACCGGCACATTGTATCAGTTGTGTGCCGGTTAACGATAATACCCCAAAACGAAGTGTCAAAACTCGAGCATCGTGATGGATATAAAAAAGTCAGATTCTCAGATCGGTTCGAAGATCTTTACGAGAGCAAGAAATTTTCTGACGTGTCGCTAATTTCGGAAGGCAAAACTGTGAAAGCGCACAAGGTCATACTTGCAAACGGCAGTGCCGTGTTTAACACCATGTTTGACGCCGACATGATGGAAAAGCAGAGGAATACAGTGGTAATCAACGACATCAAGTACGATGTTCTCGTAGAACTGCTACGATTCATTTATTGCGGAAGAATACACAACATCGACGAGCTAGCCTTTGAGCTAGCCATAGCTGCAGACAAATACGCAGTGGATGATCTGAAGGAAGTGTGCGAGGAGACCATCGCGAAGAACTTGAACAACGGAAACGCCATTGCCTGCCTCAAACTGTCCGACAAACTCAACATGGACTTGCTGCAGAGGAAAGCTTTGGAATTCATTGTTTGCAATGATGTTGTCTCTCGTCAATTGGAATTCAAGATGTTGCCTTCgcatattttgttaaaattgttttacgcTAGTACCGAAGCCATTAAGAAATACAAGTGCACTTAG
- the LOC100115296 gene encoding tRNA pseudouridine synthase A, translating to MLRSIRTQELLSSFCSFCSKYTRTLVTQASTMTENKEIETSQGEKRPLDNDAEIEAKKQKIEPQPFIRIKRKNYAMMLGYCGKNYYGMQRNPGFNTIEEELIKAMLKADLITSEAFETIQNINFQRAARTDKGVSAVRQVVSLKLPEDPSKDSINETLPEDIRVFAIKRVTKGFNSKSQCDARTYSYTMPTFALAPENLELFQEMSEYNDVEKRMEQLSTIDGKPFHEYRLPQERKEKLTELLKVLEGTHNFHNFTSKVLPLDPRAKRYIMSFIAEEPFLVNNMEFITLKVKGQSFMLHQIRKMVAMVIGVIRNIVPREEFEKTVFEQAKYDITIAPSLGLMLNIVHYDYYNKRYGSDGMHDTLDWAECDQEIAEFEKNFILKHVFDTELKEKPMLEWLANLQVGAYGVRDESRDQKDDAKEDKDAKDDAKSSVSDE from the exons aTGTTGCGTTCAATTCGAACACAAGaacttttgagtagtttttgttcttttt GTAGTAAATATACTAGGACATTAGTTACTCAGGCAAGTACAATGACAGAGAACAAAGAAATTGAGACAAGCCAGGGTGAAAAAAGACCTCTGGATAACGATGCAGAGATCGAAGCAAAGAAACAGAAAATAGAACCACAGCCATTCATAAggataaaaaggaaaaactatGCAATGATGCTGGGTTACTGcggtaaaaattattatgggATGCAAAGGAATCCTGGTTTTAACACGATTGAAGAAGAGTTAATAAAAGCGATGTTAAAGGCCGATCTAATAACTTCAGAAGCTTTTGAGACAATTCAAAATATTAACTTTCAGAGAGCAGCACGAACTGATAAAGGAGTGTCTGCTGTTAGACAAGTTGTTTCCCTTAAACTAC cCGAAGATCCTTCTAAAGACAGTATAAATGAAACCCTACCAGAAGATATTCGGGTGTTTGCAATAAAACGTGTTACAAAAGGCTTTAATAGTAAATCACAATGTGATGCCAGAACGTATTCATACACTATGCCTACATTTGCATTGGCACCAGAAAATTTAGAACTATTTCAAGAAATGTCTGAGTATAATGATGTTGAAAAGAGGATGGAGCAACTTTCCACTATTGATGGAAAACCTTTTCATGAATACAGGCTACCTcaagagagaaaggaaaagtTGACTGAGTTGTTAAAGGTTCTTGAGGGAACTCATAATTTTCACAATTTCACATCAAAAGT ATTACCATTGGACCCAAGAGCAAAACGTTACATTATGAGTTTCATTGCAGAGGAGCCATTTCTTGTAAATAACATGGAATTTATCACTCTAAAAGTCAAAGGACAAAGTTTTATGTTACatcaaattagaaaaatggTAGCTATGGTTATAGGAGTCATAAGGAATATTGTACCAAGAGAGGAATTTGAAAAAACGGTGTTTGAACAAGCTAAATATGACATTACCATAGCTCCAAGTTTAGGACTGAtgttaaatatt GTTCACTacgattattataataaaaggtatGGAAGTGATGGAATGCATGACACACTAGATTGGGCTGAGTGTGATCAAGAAATTGCAGAATTTGagaagaattttattttaaaacatgtTTTCGACACGGAGTTGAAAGAAAAACC TATGCTCGAATGGCTAGCGAATCTTCAAGTTGGAGCGTATGGAGTGCGAGACGAAAGTAGAGATCAAAAGGATGATGCTAAAGAGGATAAAGACGCTAAAGACGACGCTAAATCAAGCGTTTCCGACGAATAA
- the Pmpcb gene encoding mitochondrial-processing peptidase subunit beta, producing the protein MATRLLRINSALLKYADKNGYFKISKQWRSTAASLQQALINQPPTKTSTLDNGMRVASEDSGAATATVGLWIDAGSRYETDENNGVAHFMEHMAFKGTAKRSQTDLELEIENMGAHLNAYTSREQTVFYAKCLSQDVPKAVEILSDIIQNSKLGESEIERERGVILREMQEVETNLQEVVFDHLHSVAYQGTPLGRTILGPTENIKSISRKDLVSYVRNNYGPPRFVLAGAGGVDHNQLVQLADQHFGKMKGPIYDEIPDLNPVYRYTGSEIRVRDDSMPLAHVAIAVEGAGWRDADNIPLMVANTLMGAWDRSQGGGANNATTLARIAASGELCHSFQSFNTCYKDTGLWGIYFVCEPMQCHDMVWNVQQEWMRLSTSITEKEVNRAKNILKTNMLLQLDGTTAVCEDIGRQMLCYDRRIPLHEIEARIESVTAKTIQDIGMKYIYDRCPVIAAVGPVENLTDYNRIRGAMYWLRL; encoded by the exons ATGGCGACTCGTCTGCTAAGAATCAATTCAGCTCTGCTGAAATATGCGGACAAGAATGGATATTTCAAG ATCTCAAAGCAATGGAGGTCTACTGCCGCATCCCTTCAGCAGGCACTCATCAACCAGCCGCCAACTAAAACCTCAACACTGGACAATGGCATGAGAGTAGCCAGCGAGGACAGCGGAGCTGCAACTGCCACCGTTGGTCTCTGGATCGATGCTGGAAGTCGATATGAAACCGACGAGAACAATGGTGTTGCCCACTTCATGGAGCACATGGCTTTCAAG gGAACAGCCAAGAGGTCGCAAACCGATCTCGAGCTGGAAATTGAGAACATGGGTGCTCACCTGAATGCCTACACAAGTCGGGAGCAGACAGTCTTCTATGCCAAGTGTTTGAGTCAAGATGTACCAAAGGCAGTGGAAATCCTCAGCGATATCATTCAGAATTCAAAActgggagagagcgagatcgAGCGGGAACGAGGAGTCATTTTGAGAGAAATGCAGGAGGTTGAGACTAACTTGCAGGAGGTAGTGTTTGACCACTTGCACTCTGTTGCCTACCAAGGAACTCCTCTGGGAAGGACAATTCTTGGACCAACTGAGAACATCAAGTCAATCTCCAGAAAAGACCTTGTCAGCTATGTTAGGAACAACTATGGTCCACCCAG ATTCGTTCTGGCTGGAGCTGGTGGTGTTGACCACAACCAGCTGGTTCAGCTGGCCGATCAGCACTTCGGCAAGATGAAGGGACCGATTTACGACGAGATTCCTGACCTCAACCCGGTCTACCGCTACACTGGTTCGGAGATCCGCGTTCGTGACGACTCCATGCCTCTTGCCCACGTCGCCATCGCTGTCGAAG GCGCTGGATGGAGGGACGCCGACAACATTCCCCTGATGGTCGCCAACACGTTGATGGGTGCATGGGATCGTAGCCAGGGCGGTGGTGCCAACAACGCCACGACTTTGGCCAGAATCGCCGCATCCGGTGAACTGTGCCACAGCTTCCAGAGCTTCAACACGTGCTACAAG gACACCGGTCTCTGGGGTATCTACTTCGTGTGCGAGCCAATGCAGTGCCACGACATGGTCTGGAACGTCCAGCAGGAGTGGATGAGGCTCAGCACCTCGATCACCGAGAAGGAAGTCAACAGGGCAAAGAACATCCTGAAGACAAACATGCTTCTCCAGCTGGACGGAACCACCGCCGTCTGCGAGGACATTGGCAGGCAAATGCTCTGCTACGACCGCAGAATCCCTCTCCACGAGATTGAGGCCAGAATAGAG AGTGTCACCGCTAAAACTATCCAAGACATCGGAATGAAATACATTTACGATCGTTGCCCAGTCATCGCAGCTGTCGGCCCAGTCGAAAATTTGACCGACTACAACCGAATCCGCGGAGCCATGTACTGGCTCAGACTTTAA